TGCGTGCTGATGTCCCCCGGACGCAGGATCGTCGAAACCATCGTCTCGTACGACTTGTTGTCGAACCAGCCGAAGTCGACCATCACCGGAAGATGGTTGCGATTGCCCGCCGCGACGGCCTTCTCGACCGAAATGAAGTTCGGCTGCTGCCAGTGCGCGGTCTTGATGCCGACGATGATGTCCTTGTTCTGCTCGATCACCTTCGAGAGCGCGTCGAGGTCCATGTCGTGCTCATTCTGCTCGGCCACATCGTCGCTGTTGGCCATCCCCGCGCCCACGATGTTGACGAAGGCGAAGACCCGCGTCTTCGCGTTGTCGATCACGCGGCGGCGAAACTCGGCGAAGTCACGCCAGCCGGAAGACCCGGCGTCGGCTACCGTCGTAACGCCGTAGGGAACGGACATCACATCTGCGGGGACGGAGAGGTCTCCATTGCCCCAGGCATTGTGGCGCAAGCCGGTGAAGACGTGCACGTGAATATCGACAAGGCCTGGCGTGAGATAGAGGCCCGTGATGTCGACGGATTGTTTCGCCGCGTCAGCGGGAATAGACGGCTCAATGGCCGCGATCTTGCCGTCGCGAATGGCAACATCGCGTTTCGCATCGACGTTGTTTCTGGGGTCAATGACGTGGCCATTGCGAAGCACGAGATCGAACTGCTGCGCGTTTGCAGTGAGGGTGCAGGCGACAACGCCCGCAATCAGGATGCGGAACATAGTTGGGAGTATAGAGAAGTGATGCGGAGGATGTCTTCGTGAAGAGGAACCTCGGCCCATCCTGTCTACCAGAGAAACTGTTCAATGGAGTTGAGGATGGGCCGGGTAAGGCCTAGAAGGGGATATCGTCGTCGGTGATGCCCTGGTCTGCGTATTCGGTTTGCGAAGAAGGTGTGCGCTGGTCGTAGCTCGCCGTATTCGATTTTGAGTAGCCGCCGCCTGAGCTGGATCCTTCGCCGCGTCCAGGGCCGCCGCCGAGCAGGCTCAGCTCATTGACCAGAATCTCGGTCTTGTACTTCTTCTGGCCAGACTCTTTGTCGTCCCACGAGCGGGTCTGGATCTTGCCTTCGATAAAGAGCTGCGTGCCCTTCTTGACGTAGTCGCGCACGATCTCGGCGGTGCGATTGAAGGCGACAAGGTTGTGCCATTCCGTTTTGTCGACCCAGTTGCCGGTTTGGTCCTTGGCGCGATCGGCCGTGGCGAGCGAGAAGCTGGCGACGGTCGTGCCGCCGGCCGTGGAACGAATCTCGGGGTCTTTGCCGACGTTGCCGAGAAGAAGAACTTTATTGACGCCTTTTGCCATTGCGGATGCTCCAGTGTCGTTCAGGTGTAGAAGCTGAGAATAGCAGAACGGAGCCGCTACCGGCGGCGGTCGGCTAAGAGCTTCATCAGGGCCAGAATCAGCGTCAGGGTCCCCGTCGGCAGGCATCCCAGGGCCAGCACCAGCGCCAGCCAGCCGGAGTTGGTATGCGGTCCTTGGCGGCCGATGCCTCCGAAGATCGTCATCGTCGCCGCGACAGCCAGTATGCCAGTGCCTAAGATCGTCAGTCCGCTGCGGAGAAGTTTTTGCGTATCAGGCTGCATGAAGTAAAGGACCGCCCTGGTTAGTGGATAGCAGACTGCATCCAGTAGACGATAACTCCCGTAATGGAGACGTAGAGCCAGACGGGATAGGTGTAGCGCGCCAGCCGCCGATGTGCCGGAAACCGGCCCGTCAGCGACAGGAAAAAAGTAATGAGGATCATCGGCAGTGCAAAGACCGACAAAACGATGTGCGACAGCAACAGCTTCCAGTAGAAGGGCCACCACGCGCTCAGGCGATCGAATTTTGTCTCGCCGTGCAACGCGAAGTTGACCAGGTATGAGGCCAGGAAGATTGTGGAAAAAAAGAATGCAGTCAGCATCGCTGCGCGGTGTGCGGGGACATTCCGAGCACGGATAAACCAGTATCCGGCAAACAGGGCGACGGTCGAGAGCGCATTGAGCACGGCGTTGACCAGAGGCAGGGAACGAAGCTGTGTCCCGGCTACGTCCGTTGGCGTATGAAAGTAGACAAGCCAGCAGATCAAGGCGCTTGCTGCGGCGCTGACGGCGATAATGCCTGCGACCACCCCCAGAGGGGTGCGAACGGTTGACGAAGGAAGTGCCGTTGGATTGCTCATCAGAAGAGGAGGCGTCCTTTCGCGTCGAGCATCAGTGCAGCCATCAGCAGGGGCAGATAGATCACCGAAGCTTTCAGCAGATCGCCGGCATATCTGCGTGACGCTGGTTCTTCGGGCGACTGCGTGATGCGGGCAAACCTCACGGTGTACCAGAGGTAGGCAAGCGAAAGCAGAGCTGCGACCACCTCATAGATCGTTCCTGTAACGCCAAGCCAGGTTGGCCACATGCTTACCGGCACCATCAGCACGGCGTAGAACAGCGACTGGATTACGGTCGAGCGGGCCGCGAAGCTGACGTCCGGCTGGGTCGGCGTCAGGCGGATTCCCGCAGCCGCATAGTCGTCGCGGTACATCCAGCCAATGGCCATAAAGTGCGGAAACTGCCATACAAAAAGAATCGCGAACAGCGCGACTGCCGGCCATTCAATGACGCCGCGCACAGCCGTCCATCCAATAAGCGGCGGCAACGCGCCCGGAAATGCTCCGATGAAGGTGTTGACTACGGTAATCCGCTTGAGCGGGGTATAGATTCCCACGTAGCCGACGGCTGTCAGAAGGGTGAGGGTGCCAGTCAGCAGGTTCGTCGTGACGGCGAGGTAGAGCGATCCCAGAAAGATCGCCGCGAACCCGAGAATCAATCCATGCGCGAGAGAGATGCGTCCCGCGGCCATGGGGCGGTTCGAGGTTCGCCGCATCAGGGCGTCGGTGCGTCTCTCCAGGGCCTGGTTCAGTGCGCTCGACCCGCAGGTAACCGCGGCAATTCCGGCCAGTGCTTGTACCATGCCCGCATGAAACGGGCTGATGCCGCTGGCCAGCGAGCCTAGATAGAACCCCGCGCCCGCGGTAATGACCACCATCGCCGAGACGCGCAGTTTGAACAGCGTCGCGTAGTCGGCAAAGAGCCTCGGCTCCGTGAGGGCCTTTGCCGAAAGCGTCGTCGAGGTTGTCGCGGATTGCGCCACGTACTAAGAATATCGCGTCTTCACGGTGGGCGCTTATCGGCGCGGGTGCCGGGGTGCCCATATCTGGCGGCCTCTCGCCAGATGTGGGTTATTCGCGCAAAGCGCGAGCCGATTCCAAACCCGCAACCTACTGCCGCGCTCGCATCTTCTCCAGCAGCGCCTCCGCCGTCGGCTGGGTATTCAGTACATCGGTCGCAGTCAGCCACGCCCGCCGCAACTGCGTAATCCCATACCGAATCTGGTCAAGTTCGGCAATGGAGTGCGCGTCTGTGTTCACGACAATCCTGCATCCATGCTGCTTCGCCTGCCGAAGATGCAGGTCGGTCAAATCGGAGCGCGCGGGATTGGCGTTGTGCTCGACAGCAACGCCCAACTCCGCCGCCCGCTTCAGCACTGCGTCGATGTGCAGCGCGTACGGATCGCGCTTCAGCACCTTACGCCCCGTCGGATGCCCGAGAATGCGCACGTAGGGGTTCTCGATCGCGCGCAGGATCCTGTCGGTCATCTGCTCGATCGTCTGGTCGAAGCGGCTGTGGACGCTGGCGACCACGATGTCCATCTCGGCCAGCGTTTCGTCGGCAAGGTCAAGCTCGCCCTCGGCAAGTATGTCGACCTCGACGCCGGCCAGCACTCTTATGCGGCCCTTCAATTCGGCGTCAACCTCGCGAATGCGCTTCACGTGGGCCAGCGCGCGCCGGTCGTCCATGCCGTTGGTCATGGCGAGGTTCTTCGAGTGGTCGGTGATGGCGATGTACTTCAGTCCGCGATCCGCTGCGGCCTCGGCCATCTCACGAATCGTGTTGACGCCGTCCGTCTCGTTGGTGTGCATGTGCAGGTCGCCGCGAATGTCGGTCGCGGCAATCAACTCCGGCAGAGCGTGCGTCGCGGCAGCCTCAAGCTCGCCGCCATTCTCACGCAGCTCTGGAGGAATGTAGTCCAACTCGAGCGCACGATAGATCGCCTCTTCCGTCGCGGCGGCGACGATGGTGTTGTCCTCCACACGCAGCAGAGCGTACTCGTTCAGCGTCAGTCCCCGCTTGATCGCCCTTTGCCGCAGCGCGACGTTGTGCATCTTCGACCCTGTGAAGTACTGCAACGCGGCTCCATAGCTGGCGCGGGGCAACAGGCGTACATCGACCTGAAGGTTGTTACGCAGCGTAAAGCTGACCTTGTTCTGGCCGCTGGCAAGCAGCTTGTCGATGAGCGGAAGGCTGGCGACATGCTGGACGGCAGCCGCTACAACGTCGGGTTCGCATGCCGGTCCTGTTACCAGCAGATCCAGGTCGCCGACGGTCTCGCGGCCGCGGCGCAGGGAGCCGGCGGGGGTGATCTCCTCAATGCCGGGGAACGCGCGGATGAGCTCGCTGATTCGGTCTGCCTGCTCGCGTGCGTGATCGATGCGGAACCGGCTTGAGTTTTTGCGATAGTCCTCGATGCCCTTCAGCAGCTTGGTGGTGAACTTCTCGCCCATGCGCGGCAGCTTGTTCAGATGTCCGGCCTTCGCGGCTTCTTCCAGCGCATCGATGTCTCCGACCTGAAGCGCCGACCAGATCAACGCTACCGTCTTAGGTCCCATACCGGGCAGCTTCAACAGATCCAGCATGGTGGGCTTGTACTTCGCCAGCAGATCTTCGCGCAGAGGCATCGTGCCGGTGCTCACGATGTCCACGATATTTGCGGCCATGCCTTTGCCAATACCCGCGATGGCGAGCAGCTGCTTCGGGTCATCCACCATACTGGCCAGCCGAGAGGTCTGCTGCTCCACAGCCTCGGCCGCGCGGCGATATGAACGGACACGAAAGGTATCCGCTCCGTCAATCTCAAGCAGCGAAGCCGTTTCGTCCAACAAACGTGCGATTGTGATGTTATCCATTTGGCAGGAACTCAGAGCCTCGTAGAGCTACTGAGAAAGTATGCAGCAGGGTAAAGCTGTTTCATAGCGCCAGAACGGAAGTTCTTTTCCCCGGCTGCAAAACGTGCAAGCCGGGGGAGTGACTTAGGAGGCTTTGGCGTGTTGCTCATGATCGGATTGCTGCTCGTGCGGCACTTCCTTGAGACGGAAGACCTGGTCTGCCTGGGGTCCTTTCGTTCCCTGAATGATGTCGAACTCCACCTCGTCGCCTTCCTTCAGGCTCTTGTAGCCATCACGCTGAATCGAGGTGTAGTGCACAAAGACGTCCGCACCGCCGTCGCGGCCCAGAAACCCGTAGCCCTTCGCATTGTTAAACCACTTCACGGTTCCTCTGTATTGTGCCAAGACTCTTGCTCCTTGCATTCAAATCGACTCGCATATACCCACTCGACTCACCATGAGGTACAGGAGTTCACTCCATCTGACGCAAAGACCATCGCATGGGTTATCTCTGCTCCACAAGGGACGGGCATGCGTAACTCGCGCTATTGCAGAGTTAAGAGGATCCCGTCAGGCGCCCGTTGAAGGCGTGATAGAGAAGTGATTGGTTTAAAAAGGCATTGGGCGGCAGAAGATTTTTAGAGCAGCCGCCGTCCGATGCGAGATGGAAATCGAAAGGATCGCTCAGCGTAGCGTTTGCCTCAGGCGGTCGTAGAGCATCAGCCCAATCAGCGTCTTGCCGTCGTGAATCTTGTTGGCCGTGGTCAGGGCCAATGCCTGCGAGAGCGGCATGCGCACAATCTCGATCTTTTCGTCTTCCTCGGGCTGGGCCTCGCCGAGGCGGATCTCTCGCGCAAGGTAGATTTGCATCCACTCGCCGAGAAAACCCGGGCTGGCGAAGTATTTCGTCAACAGGGTCCATCTCTTCGCGCGGTAGCCCGTCTCTTCAATCATCTCGCGCTTCGCTGCTGCCAGTGTGGACTCGCCTGGCTCCACCCGGCCAGCCGGAAGTTCCAGCAGAAACTGCCCCGTGGCGTGCCGGTACTGACGCTCGAGGATGACATCGGGGTCGTGCGGGTTCTTCGACTCATCCACAGCCAGAATCACCACTGAGCCGTTGTGCCGGATCACCTCGCGGACGTTTTTATGGCCCCCCGGTTCAATTACTTCGTCGCGGGATACCGAGAAGACCCGTCCCTGAAAGACCTTCTTTGAGGAAAGCACCCGCGTCTTTTTACTTCCGTCGCCCGTCTTTCCGCTGGTCGTCCTCTTCGTGCCCTTGTCATTGGGGCGCGCCGTCTTCTGTACCGCAGTCTTTGTCTTCTGTACCATAGCCCTACGGTATCATCCTGCATCGAGATTGCAGGATGCTGCATCCAAATCCGAAAGCATCCAAATCTGTCTCTCAGCCGATTGAGACAAACGACTGAGGACGAAGGCCGCCGCGATGAGCGTTGAGTGTTATCCGATTACGATATTGCCTCATGTGTCG
This region of Acidobacteriota bacterium genomic DNA includes:
- the cyoE gene encoding protoheme IX farnesyltransferase; its protein translation is MAQSATTSTTLSAKALTEPRLFADYATLFKLRVSAMVVITAGAGFYLGSLASGISPFHAGMVQALAGIAAVTCGSSALNQALERRTDALMRRTSNRPMAAGRISLAHGLILGFAAIFLGSLYLAVTTNLLTGTLTLLTAVGYVGIYTPLKRITVVNTFIGAFPGALPPLIGWTAVRGVIEWPAVALFAILFVWQFPHFMAIGWMYRDDYAAAGIRLTPTQPDVSFAARSTVIQSLFYAVLMVPVSMWPTWLGVTGTIYEVVAALLSLAYLWYTVRFARITQSPEEPASRRYAGDLLKASVIYLPLLMAALMLDAKGRLLF
- the ssb gene encoding single-stranded DNA-binding protein, with product MAKGVNKVLLLGNVGKDPEIRSTAGGTTVASFSLATADRAKDQTGNWVDKTEWHNLVAFNRTAEIVRDYVKKGTQLFIEGKIQTRSWDDKESGQKKYKTEILVNELSLLGGGPGRGEGSSSGGGYSKSNTASYDQRTPSSQTEYADQGITDDDIPF
- a CDS encoding cold shock domain-containing protein, producing the protein MQGARVLAQYRGTVKWFNNAKGYGFLGRDGGADVFVHYTSIQRDGYKSLKEGDEVEFDIIQGTKGPQADQVFRLKEVPHEQQSDHEQHAKAS
- a CDS encoding amidohydrolase/deacetylase family metallohydrolase, translated to MFRILIAGVVACTLTANAQQFDLVLRNGHVIDPRNNVDAKRDVAIRDGKIAAIEPSIPADAAKQSVDITGLYLTPGLVDIHVHVFTGLRHNAWGNGDLSVPADVMSVPYGVTTVADAGSSGWRDFAEFRRRVIDNAKTRVFAFVNIVGAGMANSDDVAEQNEHDMDLDALSKVIEQNKDIIVGIKTAHWQQPNFISVEKAVAAGNRNHLPVMVDFGWFDNKSYETMVSTILRPGDISTHVFRMPAPLLTPEGKPAPYMLDARRRGVKFDVGHGGGSFNFALAEPMVKGGFFPDSISTDLHVASATGVMLNLPNVMSKMLALGIPLPEVIRESTTNPATEIGHPELGQIAVGSVADIAVLRVDRGSFGYADLAGGKVDGTERIVPEMTVRAGKVVFDLNARTAVPWRTGHLKYATR
- a CDS encoding NUDIX hydrolase, which codes for MVQKTKTAVQKTARPNDKGTKRTTSGKTGDGSKKTRVLSSKKVFQGRVFSVSRDEVIEPGGHKNVREVIRHNGSVVILAVDESKNPHDPDVILERQYRHATGQFLLELPAGRVEPGESTLAAAKREMIEETGYRAKRWTLLTKYFASPGFLGEWMQIYLAREIRLGEAQPEEDEKIEIVRMPLSQALALTTANKIHDGKTLIGLMLYDRLRQTLR
- a CDS encoding DUF420 domain-containing protein; this translates as MSNPTALPSSTVRTPLGVVAGIIAVSAAASALICWLVYFHTPTDVAGTQLRSLPLVNAVLNALSTVALFAGYWFIRARNVPAHRAAMLTAFFFSTIFLASYLVNFALHGETKFDRLSAWWPFYWKLLLSHIVLSVFALPMILITFFLSLTGRFPAHRRLARYTYPVWLYVSITGVIVYWMQSAIH
- the polX gene encoding DNA polymerase/3'-5' exonuclease PolX codes for the protein MDNITIARLLDETASLLEIDGADTFRVRSYRRAAEAVEQQTSRLASMVDDPKQLLAIAGIGKGMAANIVDIVSTGTMPLREDLLAKYKPTMLDLLKLPGMGPKTVALIWSALQVGDIDALEEAAKAGHLNKLPRMGEKFTTKLLKGIEDYRKNSSRFRIDHAREQADRISELIRAFPGIEEITPAGSLRRGRETVGDLDLLVTGPACEPDVVAAAVQHVASLPLIDKLLASGQNKVSFTLRNNLQVDVRLLPRASYGAALQYFTGSKMHNVALRQRAIKRGLTLNEYALLRVEDNTIVAAATEEAIYRALELDYIPPELRENGGELEAAATHALPELIAATDIRGDLHMHTNETDGVNTIREMAEAAADRGLKYIAITDHSKNLAMTNGMDDRRALAHVKRIREVDAELKGRIRVLAGVEVDILAEGELDLADETLAEMDIVVASVHSRFDQTIEQMTDRILRAIENPYVRILGHPTGRKVLKRDPYALHIDAVLKRAAELGVAVEHNANPARSDLTDLHLRQAKQHGCRIVVNTDAHSIAELDQIRYGITQLRRAWLTATDVLNTQPTAEALLEKMRARQ